DNA sequence from the Phocoena sinus isolate mPhoSin1 chromosome 9, mPhoSin1.pri, whole genome shotgun sequence genome:
GGGTCTCGGCGTGGGGTGGTTGCTTCCCGTGGACTAACAGGAAGCCCCCTTGAGCTAAAGTACAGGGGAAGTCCTTTCTAAAGCTAAGCTCTGTCACCACGGGTGAGGGATGAGTTCTCACCTCGCCTCATGGCACCCTGGGCATGTGTGGGCTGGGGGAGGCTGGCAGGGCCTCCTGGAGGACAGGGGTGGCTGTCCTTGtcagggtggggggtggatgcCTCAGGTGCTCTGAGGCTTCCCCATcagcccccagccctgtgccCCAGTCCCTCTGTCATCCTAGCCAGGCTGTGAGTACCAGGGACACCAGTATCAGAGCCAGGAGACCTTCAGACTCCAAGAGAGTGGCCGCTGTGTCCGCTGCTCCTGCCAGGTAGGCAGTGCCGCTGTCTCACGCCCCGGATCTGTCTTGTCCCTTGAGGGCCACtcacccagcctccctcctagGCCGGCGAGGTCTCCTGTGAGGAGCAGGAGTGCCCGGGCGCCCCCTGCACCCTGTCTGACTCtggcccccagctctgcccaggtgtgtgtgttgaggggtaACCACGAAAGGGTGCTTCTCCCAGCAGCTAGAGATGGAGGAGTGTTCCTTCACCGTAAGGGGAGGCATTCCTAAGTCCACCAGCCATTCCAGAGTGTGTTCAGAGGCTGCTGTGGGGAGGGCTAAGCCAGGGTCTTGGGAAGGGTCTTATGGTCTGGGAAGGGCAGGGATGGGTGGATGTGTCCAGGTTGCCATGGTgacagcccccctcccccgccccttgcTGTAGCCTGCGTGCTTGGTGGAGAGGAGTTTGCTGAGGGGGTCCAGTGGGAGCCTGATGGTCAGCCCTGCACAACCTGTTCCTGTCAAGCTGGGGTGCCCGTGTGCAGGGCTTtgctctgctccccagccccctgccagCACCCCACCAAGCCCCCCGGTGAGTGCCCCACCCCAATCTAGCTTTCTTCCCCTGCCTTGCCTGGCCCACCCTGATCGGCTGGGCTGTGATCACCCTGCTCTACCCAGGTGCCTGCTGCCCCAGCTGTGAGAGCTGCACCTACCACGGCCAAGTGTACGCCAACGGGCAGAACTTCACAGATGCAGACAGCCCTTGCCACACCTGCTACTGCGAGGTACCTCCCCAGGCTTGCTGCTGCCCTGCTGAGCCCCTCCCGGGGCCCACCCCCATTGCCTTCTCACCTGCTCCCAGGATGGGACCGTGACATGCTCCTTGGTCAACTGCCCTCCCACAACCTGTGCCAGGCCCCAGAGTGGACCCGGCCAGTGCTGCCCCAGGTGCCCAGGTACGTGCTTACTGTACCTGTCTGGCTTGGTGAACCCTTGACCCTGCCACTCCATGGCCCCGTGGGCCCAACGGATACCTTAGAAAGCAATGGCCTTCCGAATTTTTCAGTCTGACAAAGCTTGGGACTCTCTGGAACTCACAGGGTACGGGTGGGAGAGAAGAGTAGACATTCGTTTGTCCCTTCATGTTACGACACCaccctttccctcctttcctacACTTCCTCTTCCAATACCCTCACCATGCACATCTATTCGTATATCTACCTGTATAAGCCTGGTTCATGCAACAAATGTTCAGGTTTCCTATGCAAGAGACTGGGAGCTGGGATGCTGTGTGCCCTGATGCCTGCCCACACGGAGAGTATGCAGGGCGCGTATCACAAACACAGGCATGCACATGCATGAGCCCTTCGGCTCTTCACCCTCAGAGGCACACACATCTGCCTGCAGGTAAaggaactaaacacacacacacacacacacacacacacaagtgtgtgCTCGGGGAGATACGCTTGTCCGTATAcacagcccctcctcctcctcctctccctccatgGGGACAGCTTCCAAGTGGCACTTCTGCAGTGGCTCTGGACTCAAGGGTAGAGGGACTGTCAGCCTGCTCCTTGCACTGTCAGTCTTTGTCTCCACTCCTGCCCACCCGCCCCACTGCCCAGACTGCATCCTGGAGAAGCAAGTGTTTATGGATGGCGAGAGCTTCTCCCACCCTCGAGACCCCTGTCAGGAATGCCAGTGCCGGGAAGGCCATGCCCACTGCCAACCTCGGGCCTGCCCCAGGGCCTCCTGTGCCCACCCGTTGCCTGGTCCCTGTTGCCAGAACAACTGCAATGGTGAGGTGGGCGGGATGGGGGGTGGTCCCTCAGGATGGCTTGGCCCCATCTATAGGCCTTTAGGGCTGGGAGGGCAGCATGCCCTGGGGGAAGGGGGGCCTCTCCCAGGCCCatagctcccccctcccccaggctgtgCCTTTGCTGGGAAAGAGTACCCCAACGGAGCAGACTTCCCCCACCCCTCTGACCCCTGCCGCCTGTGTCGCTGTCTGGTGAGTCTGCCACCTGGATGGGAAGGAAGAGTGGGGGGGGCACTTGGGGAGACCAGGAGAAGTCCGCCAAGGTGAGGGTGAGAAGGGGAGGGGTCTCCTCCACCTTCTACCACTGACTTGGCCTGGCCTCGTCCATCTGCAGAGCGGCCACGTGCAGTGCCCGGCCCGCCGCTGCCCGCCCTTGCCCTGTCCAGAGCCGCTCCTGTTGCCAGGAGAGTGCTGCCCGCAGTGCCCGGGTAGGAGCCGCACCCCTCGCCACTCCTCCGGGGAGACTCCCTcagcagcctccctccccacccccccacccccccccaccccccacccccgctgacGCTTGCTCTCTGGCTGCAGCCACCCCCTCTGGCTGCCCTCGGCCCGGGGGCGGGGTCCCCGTCCGCCACCAGGAGCACTTCTCCCAGCCCGACGACCCCTGCCGCCGCTGCCTCTGCCTCGACGGCTCCGTGTCCTGCCAGCTGCTGCCCTGCCCACCGGCGCCCTGCACCCACCCGCGCCAGGGGCCCTGCTGCCCCTCCTGTGACGGTAACGCCCCGACTGCACCTGCCCGCACTCCTTCCAGCTCCACCCCGGAACCTCACCTGCTCCGTCCCCCTCTTACTCTGCGTCCCTCTTTACCTCCAGGCGGGGCGCcaccccttctcccccttcctcctggccCGCTCCTCCGGGGCGGGGTTCTCACTAAGAAAGTGCGGGAACAGTGCCCACCCAGCCCGCAGGGCCCGGGAGGTAGTGCGCCTGGTGCGCCACCTCCAAGGCCCCCCAGCCCCTCGCCTGCCCCCCAGGCTGCCTGTACCAGGGGAAGGAGTTCGCCAGTGGCGAGCGCTTCCCTTCGCCCACTGCCCGGTGCCACGTCTGCCTCTGCTGGGAGGGCAGCGTCAGCTGCGAGCCCAGGGCCTGTGCCCCAGCACAGTGCCCCTTCCCTGCCAGGGGTGACTGCTGCCCTACCTGTGATGGTGAGGGGGCGGGAACTGTACGGGTGGGGGGACAGGAGGGCGGGGTCAAAGTCATCTTTACTGCCCTAGAGTgggtcaaaaatatttattaccgTAAGACAAAAGCCCTGGACCAAATTCTGTGTGGGTTTTCCCTACGGATTGGACAgggagcttttttcttttttgtaatatttatttatttattggctgtgttgggtcttggttgcagcacatgggatctttcgttgcggtgcattgtggctcactggctcagtagttgcaggcGTGAGGGCTTAGTtcccccgcggcatgtgggatcttagttccccgagcagggatccaactggcgtcccctgcattgcaagatcgattcttaaccactggaccacagggaaggcCCTGGACAGGGAGCTTCTTTGCAGGCTGAAGGGGAGAAAGTTTGCCCTTTGGCCAATCCAACTGCCACCCCCCAGACCCCTTTACCCACCGGCCAAGAATgagcccttccctccccaccaggtCTTTGAGGCCTTGGCCTCAGGCCAGGCCCAAGCTCAGAGCTGGATGACTGGTCTCCTCTCCCTGATTTCTGccgctccccccaccctccctgtcctctCTCCAAGGCTGCGAGTACCTATGGGAGTCCTACCTGAGCAGCCAGGACTTTCCGGATCCCCGAGAGCCCTGCAATCTGTGTACCTGTCTCGGAGGCTTCGTGAACTGTAGCCGCCGGCCCTGTGAGCCTCTGGGCTGCAGCCACCCGCTCACCCCGTCTGGGCACTGCTGCCCAACCTGCCAGGGTAGACCTGCCCTCCCACTGCCCTTCTCAACTCCCGGCCTCCCTTCGGCTGCTGCGAGTCCCCTGGTCTGGTCACTGTCACCCCTCCCCCGAGACAGCCACGCAGCAAGCCCACAGACTGGGTTTTCCTGGGGTTCCTCACCCCATACTCGAGCCCTCCTCTCCGTCCCTGCTGTCACCTCGCGCCAACTGTGAAGGGCACCACACAACCACCCCTGTGCTGTCAGACCTTCCCACTCTTCAGCTGTCTCCCTGCCTTCCCAAAATAGCACGTCACCAGACTCCAAGCCATTCAGTGGCTTCCACTGCCCTTGAGTCACCCAAGCACATTTGGGCAACTTCCTTCCCCCGTGGCTTCTAAAGAAGCCACCCTCCCGAGCCCAGCCCACCTCTCGCCTTCATTTCCACTGTGCCCGTTCCTCTCATCTTCCTCCCACGAGGGCCCTGCTCTGTGATCCCACCCTCAGTCCCCCCCGCCGTGCTTCACGCATGCAAGTCTCACCACCGTGGTCTGGCTGAAGTCTTTCCTCCCGCCCCTCACCTTCCCAGCCACTCACCACTCTTTCTGACTCTTAGCTAAGCTTTGGTAGAGGACCCCAGGCccggctgtgtgtgtgtgtgtgtgtctgtgttggtgtgtgtgcctgtgtcagCAGAGGGATCCACTGATTGCGGCTCTGCCTTGTATTCCCCCCTCTGCCAGGATGCCTCTATCATGGGGTCACCGCTGCCCCCGGAGAGACCCTTCCTGACCCGCTCGACCCCACCTGCTCCATCTGCACCTGCCAGGTGAGGCGGCCCTTTGGGGGCTTGGAGCCCTTCATCCCTTGATCCTCCTCTCTGGCCAGAAAGAGGTCGTCTCCTCCTCCCAGGGTACACGCTGCCTGTGACATCCATCAGGACAGATTGGGCTCAGGCCTCCTGGGCTGAGGGAGGGGGTCTGGGCCGGGCAGGTCAGTAGGGGCACACCCCCATGAGGCCGCATGTGGCCTGGTTTGAGGGTGTGATGACATGGGAAGTGGCAGCGTGACCTCTCTCCCCCAGGAAGGCTCCATGCGCTGCCGGAAGAAGCCGTGTGCTCCAGCTCTgtgcccccatccctccccagggCCTTGCTTCTGCCCTGTTTGCCACAGTGAGCACACACGCCCCGCCGCCCCCCCACGCCTCCCCCTCCCGCTCTGCCAGACCTGACGCTGGACTGGTAGCACAGCCCCCGCCCAGGACACATGTCACCCACAGGCTGCCTCTCTCAGGGCCGGGAGCACCAGGACGGGGAGGAGTTTGAGGGGCCCGCAGGCAGCTGTGAGCGCTGTCGCTGTCAGGTGTGGTAGGGAGGTGGCAGAGCGGGCAGGGGCGGGGTCAGCTGGCCTGGAGAGCAAGTCACTGACCAGGCATCTCCTGCAGGCTGGCCAGGTCAGCTGTGAGCGGCTGCAGTGCCCACCTCTGCCCTGCCCACTCCAGGTCACAGAGCCGGGGAGCTGCTGCCCTCGCTGCAGAGGTACGTCTGGCCAGTGGGGCTGCTCCCTTGTTTCCGTCCCTCCATcggccccacctccctcccctcagctctCCTCCAGACTTCCCACCTCCCTGTCCACCCGTCTGTCCCTCCCACACCTCAGCCCTTGAGCTCTCACCACATTCACCTTCAGCTCTTCCTACCTATCCCCGCCCCTGGCCTATCCAGACCGTCTCCCCTTCTAGGTGCTTATTAGAATCTCCTCAAAGCTGCCCATTCCTAACCACGCCCCATTCATAATgatcattaacatttattgagcatataccatgtgctaagcactttacacatacCTCATCTGATGCACACAACGATCTCAacaagtaggtattattattaacttttcccattttatagatgagaaaactgaggtaacATAACTTACCTGTGGTCACTTAGCCAGTAGATGGCAGAGTCAAGATTTGCATCTAGGCCATCTGTTTCTAGAGTAGGGGCCTTTTTTAGCCTGTGTGAGCCCTCGCCCCGTATACTGCCCAGCATGGTATAGGAACTGTCAGCGTCTCCTTGCCCTGAGATGaaatccccatttaacagatggggagactgagactTGTAGAGATTGAGTTACCTTGGGCACACGGTTACTGATGGAGCCTCTCATTCATCCCACGTGCATTTATTACACACTTGCTGCAGGCCAGGTACTGTTGCTGGCGCTGGGCTATAAGAGACAGTGCCTGCTGCCTGGCACTGGGTCTAGCAAGCAAGCAGACGAGGAATGGGATTAGAGTCCAGGTGTTCTGACCCCGACCCAGTGTCTTTCCCCTCCATCACAGGCAGGAGTTCTGTCCCAGGACACCTTTCCACTATATCCCTGCAGAAACCCCTCCTGGCACCCACATACCCTACTGAGCACCCAGGGTGAGGGGGCAGACATGCAGAACCCAGACTCAGAGCTCATCCCTGCCCACCTCGGACACAGGCTGCCTGGTTCATGGGGAAGAGCACCCTGAAGGCAGTAGCTGGGAGCCCCCCAACAGCCCCTGTTCCTCCTGCATGTGTCATGAGGGTGTCATCACCTGTGCCCGCGTCCAGTGTGTCACCTCCTGTGCCCAGCCTCACCTGGGGCCCCGTGACTGCTGCCCTCGATGCTCTGGTACtgggagcctggggtgggggggcgtgggCAGGGAGGCAGTGCCCTGTCAGCATCTCCCTGCCATTGCCCTGGGCTGGGCGGCAGAGATGCGTCGTTCCAGGAGAAGTGGCCCTCATTCTTATGCACACCCCATTCTCTGAGGCTGGGGGGCCTGGCATTGCTGCCAGCCTGAAAGCTCCCTGATTCTGTTCTGCTCTTAACCCCCCACCCAACCCCTGCCAAGCCTGTGAGCATGAGGGTCGGAAGTATGAGCCCGGGGAGAGCTTCCAGCCTGGCACAGACCCCTGTGAAGTGTGCACCTGTGAGGTAGGGGAGCGCAACGCTGAGGGGCAGCCTGGACCCTGCGGGGAGCAGGCATTGTGGGGAGTCAGGAGTGTGTCCCTGTGGCCAGGGAGTGAGGCAGGGGCTTGGGGTGAAGAGCCTGCAGGGCCAGCAAGTCTGGGGGGGCAGGCAGTGGGCGGGCCCTCCTGGCTGGAGTGTGGGGTGATGTGGGTAGAAGGTTGCGGGGAGATGCCTGGGAATTGGTTGGGGGCCATACTGGGGAACTTCTATTTGAAAGGTAAGGGTGAGCCAATGAAAGGGTTTTGAGCAGGCAATCGACATCATAGATCAGGAGATTAGGCAATGGGATTGGGGAGGGGGATGGCATGGGAGCGCAGAAGGGTCAAAGGCCACATGAAGGTTCAGGCCCCAGTGACTGCAGGCAGCAGGCACTGTCCTCTCTGGGGACTGGGGCATGGGGTGAGGAGATGCTCAGTCTCTCTGCACACTGTCGTCTGATCTGCCCAAGGCAGATGGAGGAGCCTGGCATCCAGAGGAAAGAGGGTGGCTCTCAGCTTCCATGGCCTGGGACCCACCCCCTGCTCGCTCATTCAGCTGCAGCCTGAGGGAACTCCCAGCCTTCGCTGTCACCGGCGGCAGTGTCCCAGCCTGGTGGGCTGTCCCGCCAGCCAGCTCCTGCCCCCTGGGCCCCAGCATTGCTGCCCCACCTGTGCCCGTGAGTCCCCGGACTGGGGGGGAAAGAGGGCAGGGCTGCCAACCCCAGAGTGACACTGGAAGGGCCAGCCAGCCCTCCTTCACAGTACCAGCCCCAGCCCTTTCCTGAGTCCAGTGGATTGTTCTGGAAACCTGTACCCTGGAGGGTGAGACCTGTAATACCCTAAGGGGAAACGGGAAGCTAGCAGGACCCCTTGACTCTGAAGCCTGGTGCATCTTGTCCAGCAGGTGGCGCTGCAGGGTTGCAGCTGTGCTGGCTGCtggcttcttgagggcagggatattAGGACCAGAGGGGCAGTGAGTCGCCCAGCtacagaggtggggagaggtgttcttgtcaacacttgttcGGATGTGCTGCtgcagggaaagaggaaaggcacagtatttactaagcacctactgcatgccacGCACTGTACTTGGTGCTTTTAGTAAACAGCATCACGTTTAATTCTCAGTTACCCAGTGAGGAGGTGTTATTACTCCTTTtgttaacagatgaagaaattgaggttcagagaagttgaTTAATTTGCCCAAAATGGCACAGGCACTGAGTGCTGGAGCCAGGATTGGAACCTGGGGTACCTGGCTCATTGTGCTTCCTTTCAGACGATGAGTGGGAGGGCGAGCAGGGCGGGCAGCCCAGTGTTCCTTAGTGACCTCAGGCTGAGGAAGCCACGCTTTGTCCGTTTTCAGGCCCTCCATGCTAGCAGCCTAGCAAAGTTCCTTTTCAAAAGTCCAAACTTTTCTTTGctggaacaaaaggaaaagggatCTGTCATTCCTGGAATCAAGGTGTTAGGGCCATAAGTATGCCCTGGTCCCAAAAAGCCTGGGGACGCAGTAGGGGGATAAGGGGTCAGTTAGGctttgtcccccacccccatcctggcaGCATCTCCCATACTGCGTTCTTGTCTTCACAGAGCCGCTGAGTCCCTGCACGGAGCACCTGCGGGGGTCTAAGCTGGCCCCGCCAGACCCCTGCTACACCTGCCAGTGCCAGGTGAGCCCTCCTGCCTTGGGGATTCCTCAAGCCCCCTCTTCTCCTCTGTGGGCTGTGGCTGCGACTCCTCTCCTGCAGCAGCTCTGGACTTCCTACTCACCCCTGATATTTGCCCACTTGTCCTGAATGTCGCATCCTGCCTAGGtcctgctccctccctgctgtTCTCTACCTGTCGTGTGTTCCTGTGCCCTTCCACAGGACCTGACTTGGCTCTGCATTCACCGGGCCTGTCCTGAGCCCAGCTGTCCCCTGTTGGAGCGCCATACCCCCCCTGGGAGCTGCTGTCCCGTGTGCCAGGGTTCATGCCCAATTTTGTTCTGCATCCTCAGAGCCGAAGCcaggagggagacaggaggggTGGCATCCATGGGCCAAGTGGGCAACCTGGGGTGTGCACTCAGAATGCAGGCTTTGTTCTTTTGTAGAAAGGGAGGGCTGTTcgttgggggtggaggagggaccCATGAGGtagagggaggcagggaatgAAGCCTGGATTCTCAAGGCCTGGCCTGAGGCTTGGCTCAAGGACCCGAGGCCCACTAGCAGGGCATCGCACAGCTGAGCTGGCAGCCGGCCCAGAGGAAAGTTCCAGCTTCTGGCTTTTGTGGCTTCCGGGACACTCTGGACATCCCGAGCACTGGTGCCGGGTCTGCCATCTAGTAGGCCATGGTGCTGGTTGAAGAAATCAACACCATCAGGGTGCTAATTGGATGGGGTGGGCACTGCCCTGCCCTGGCCTTCAGGGTGAGCTCATGCAGGCGGAATGACAGTGCTCTCCCATCCCCATTTCTTCCTCCTCAGAATGTGTGGTGGAAGCTGAGGGCCAGAGAGTGGCAGATGGAGAGAGCTGGCGGGACCCCAGCGACGACTGTATCACTTGCACCTGCCGtgtgagctgggggtgggagggtgagggtggaggaCCTGAGAGATGGATAAAGGGAGGAGCTTCTGGTCACTGGACCAGAGAATATGGGGTCTTCGAGGTAATCAGAAAAATGCGCCCCCTCTGGGCATCCCTTGTGAGGGCAGGTAGCTGAAGGTGCATTTCATCCCCTACCTGAACGTGAAGTGGCTGTTCttgtggggcaggggcagagagagagggggctCCCGCCCCAGTCCCTGATCCAGAAGGGCTCCGAGAGTGTGAGGCCAGGGACTCCAGGCCCTGCCGGAAGTCCCTAGAGCCATGGCATCTGTCCTCAGCGGGGCCGCGTGGAGTGCCACCTGGAAGAGTGCCAGGCCCTCTCCTGCCCCCACGGCTGGGCGAAGGTGCGGGAGGCTGGCAGGTGCTGTGAGAGATGCCAAGGTGCGGGctagggagatgggggagggtcagggagggGGGAGGCGGGAGCGAGACCCAGTGTGAGGGATGGGCAGCGGACCCTCGCCCCTTACTGTCCCCTCAGCCCCCGCCCAGTCGTGCGCGCACCAGGGCCGGCAGGTGGCCTCCGGGGAGCGCTGGGCCGTGGACGCGTGCACCAGTTGCTCCTGCGTAGCCGGCGCCGTGAGCTGCCAGAGCCAGCGCTGCCCGCCGCTCTCCTGCGGGCCCGTGAGTGCTGCTGTCTGAGGCGGTGGGATGGGTGGCCACTTGGCACCGCCCCCCTGGGTGCCCCGGGGAAGGAGGAAGCTGGACTTGCCCGGGTCATGCAGTTCCCGAAGTAGCCACGAGGTGGCGCTCTGACACACCCCCCCCGCCAGCAGTAAGCCGAGGAGCCCTGGAGCCTCCCCAGCGATCCTCCGTGCCCCGGGAGGCTCTGCGTGGGGCACGGCAGGGAGCGCAGCGTGTCTGACGGTGTCTGGGGCGGAGGCCAGGACGAGGCCCCCGCCCTGCGTCCCGGCAGCTGCTGCCCCCGCTGCCTGACCCGCCCCGGTTCCTGCATGGCCTTCGGAGACCCTCATTACCGCACCTTCGACGGCCGCCTGTTGCACTTCCAGGGCAGCTGCAGCTACGTACTGGCCAAGGACTGCCGTGGAGGCGACTTTAGGTGCGCAActccctctgccttctccctgcccccttaCACCCATCCCTGCTGACCACTGCATCTGGGCCTCCCACGCCACAGCGTGCACGTGACCAACGATGACCGGGGCCGGAGCGGCGTGTCCTGGACCCACGAGGTGGCCGTGCTGCTGGGAGACGTGGCCGTGCGGCTGCTGCAGGGCGGAGCGGTCACGGTGAGTAAAGCCAAGGACCCGGGGAAAGTCGGTCCTGCGCGTTCCTCTCCGCTGTCCCGACGTCGCTCCTCCTCCCgcctcccttctcctccaggtGGACGGGCGCCCCGTCGCCTTGCCCTTCTTGCAGGAGCCTCTGCTGTATGTGGAGCTGCGGGGACGCACGGTGATGCTACACGCCCAGCCGGGGCTCCAGGTGCGGCCGGGGCGAGTGGGGTGCAGGGGAGCCTCGGGCCTGTTCAGGTGTCTGTATCTGTAGAGGGAGTGGGGATACCAGCTACCTCCCAGGCCAAAtgaggccacagaggtgagagaGTTCTGCTGGATTCTGAAGGGAGAAGAGGAATCAGGGTTAGAGACCTCCACGTGTGATGGAAGGAGTTCTGAGCCTGGTTTGCGATCTTGGCTCAACCACCCACACACTGGGGCTCTTAGGCCATTACCTTAAGCCcatcctttctgggcctcagctttcccATCAGTCAAATGGGGGAAGGGTTGGGAGGGTGGGCAATGTCAACTGCCGTCTCCTAGGTGGCTTCAGAGATTTTCTCCAATTCCCATGTCAAAGAGTAGTTCACTCCCTGGCCTCCAGCAACAAGCACATTTGTAAATTCAGAAAATAAGTCTTGTCTACTCTTATGATACAGACTCTAATTATGCTTTGTTCTCGGTAAGGCCTGAATGCCCATGAGAGAGTGACTCTCTGGAAGAGGGTTGCATTTCATGGGGGCGCCGAGTTCATGGAGGATGAGGGGAGAAGGTGCCCTTTTGAGGGAGCTGTGGGTGGCTCTTCATGTCTTCTGTGTTTGCCTAGGGCTGACAGGGCAGGTACCTACTTGTATCCTCCCTTCCAGGAGACACCTCCACCTGTCCATTCTCCTCCCCTACAGCAGGGGGCGTGCTGACGCCGCCAGGATCGGCACTGGGCTTCCTGGGGCCCCTGCCTTTCCCCACTTTCCAGTCCCAGCCTCTCTGCACAGGTGCTGTGGGATGGGCAGTCCCAGGTGGAGGTGAGAGTGCCTGGCTCCTACCGGGGCCAGATTTGTGGGCTCTGTGGCAACTTCAATGGCTTTGCCCAGGATGATCTGCAGGGCCCTGAGGGGCTGCTCCTGTCCACTGAGGCTGAGTTTGGGAATAGCTGGCAGGTGAGTCACACaggagctggggggcaggggggaggcaCAGTTGAGCATGAATCTCAGAGCAGCCTTCTGGTATGGAAAGGGAAGTTTGCACACAAGGTGGGCTTTGGGGCTTTCAAGGAGGTTTGGGGACTTCTTGCCTGCTATGGTGCTGGGGGAGGCAGGATGGCCTGTTGAAAGCGGTCTCATCATCTGAATCCCCAAGCCCTGCTTTGCCGCTCAcgaactgtgtgaccttggacaagtcacttacctgctctgggccttggtttgtccatctgtaaaatgggaacaaaggAAAAGTAGCTGATGCTTCCTTTGCTGTTCTCATAGGGAGGTTTATGAggctaaaacaaaatatttggt
Encoded proteins:
- the KCP gene encoding kielin/chordin-like protein isoform X19, with protein sequence MLLPAPHILSEAWCQRDFPSISTLWPILLSLGARPRGSTAMGALQRSLVRCVPMKCPPIPCPEPVLRPGHCCPNCQAQGCTEGGSHWEHGQEWTTPGDPCRICQCLEGHIRCHQRECASLCPYPARPLPGTCCPVCDGCFLNGREYRSGEPVGSGDPCSHCRCANGSVHCEPLPCPPTPCRHPGRIPGKCCPVCDSCEYQGHQYQSQETFRLQESGRCVRCSCQAGEVSCEEQECPGAPCTLSDSGPQLCPACVLGGEEFAEGVQWEPDGQPCTTCSCQAGVPVCRALLCSPAPCQHPTKPPGACCPSCESCTYHGQVYANGQNFTDADSPCHTCYCEDGTVTCSLVNCPPTTCARPQSGPGQCCPRCPDCILEKQVFMDGESFSHPRDPCQECQCREGHAHCQPRACPRASCAHPLPGPCCQNNCNGCAFAGKEYPNGADFPHPSDPCRLCRCLSGHVQCPARRCPPLPCPEPLLLPGECCPQCPATPSGCPRPGGGVPVRHQEHFSQPDDPCRRCLCLDGSVSCQLLPCPPAPCTHPRQGPCCPSCDGNAPTAPARTPSSSTPEPHLLRPPLTLRPSLPPGGAPPLLPLPPGPLLRGGVLTKKVREQCPPSPQGPGGSAPGAPPPRPPSPSPAPQAACTRGRSSPVASASLRPLPGATSASAGRAASAASPGPVPQHSAPSLPGVTAALPVMDASIMGSPLPPERPFLTRSTPPAPSAPARKAPCAAGRSRVLQLCAPIPPQGLASALFATGREHQDGEEFEGPAGSCERCRCQAGQVSCERLQCPPLPCPLQVTEPGSCCPRCRGCLVHGEEHPEGSSWEPPNSPCSSCMCHEGVITCARVQCVTSCAQPHLGPRDCCPRCSACEHEGRKYEPGESFQPGTDPCEVCTCELQPEGTPSLRCHRRQCPSLVGCPASQLLPPGPQHCCPTCAQPLSPCTEHLRGSKLAPPDPCYTCQCQDLTWLCIHRACPEPSCPLLERHTPPGSCCPVCQECVVEAEGQRVADGESWRDPSDDCITCTCRRGRVECHLEECQALSCPHGWAKVREAGRCCERCQAPAQSCAHQGRQVASGERWAVDACTSCSCVAGAVSCQSQRCPPLSCGPDEAPALRPGSCCPRCLTRPGSCMAFGDPHYRTFDGRLLHFQGSCSYVLAKDCRGGDFSVHVTNDDRGRSGVSWTHEVAVLLGDVAVRLLQGGAVTVDGRPVALPFLQEPLLYVELRGRTVMLHAQPGLQVLWDGQSQVEVRVPGSYRGQICGLCGNFNGFAQDDLQGPEGLLLSTEAEFGNSWQVPEGPGPGRPCSKGREVDPCRAAGYRARREANARCRVLKSSPFSRCHAVVPPEPFFAACVYDLCACGPGFLADTCLCDALEAYASHCRQAGVTPAWRGPTLCVVGCLLDRGFVFDECGPPCPRTCFNQHVPLGELAAHCVRPCVPACRCPAGLVEHEAHCISPEACPPVLLTGDQPPSTLPNPSQKPQGQEP
- the KCP gene encoding kielin/chordin-like protein isoform X7, yielding MQPSPAFWSPLCPGWSSQASLPQARKSGKAWEWPQREELPLPVHGSAALSEGGAVPREPLGLADIHDYQLQAPAHSSAPAGAPQERWRPLEERLGRLEAEVTELREQNKDLQGRVRQLESCECHTASPQCWGLGRAWPEGARWEPDACTACVCQDGATHCVPQPGLPHCHGCSHNGQAYGNGETFATDACTTCRCLEGAITCTQKPCPRGPCLEPGACCPHCEPGCTGGHRSGETWQLEPCVICTCQAGTVQCQGPSCSELNCLESYTPPGECCPICWPGCEYEGQLYEEGANFLSSSNPCLQCSCLRSLVRCVPMKCPPIPCPEPVLRPGHCCPNCQAQGCTEGGSHWEHGQEWTTPGDPCRICQCLEGHIRCHQRECASLCPYPARPLPGTCCPVCDGCFLNGREYRSGEPVGSGDPCSHCRCANGSVHCEPLPCPPTPCRHPGRIPGKCCPVCDSCEYQGHQYQSQETFRLQESGRCVRCSCQAGEVSCEEQECPGAPCTLSDSGPQLCPACVLGGEEFAEGVQWEPDGQPCTTCSCQAGVPVCRALLCSPAPCQHPTKPPGACCPSCESCTYHGQVYANGQNFTDADSPCHTCYCEDGTVTCSLVNCPPTTCARPQSGPGQCCPRCPDCILEKQVFMDGESFSHPRDPCQECQCREGHAHCQPRACPRASCAHPLPGPCCQNNCNGCAFAGKEYPNGADFPHPSDPCRLCRCLSGHVQCPARRCPPLPCPEPLLLPGECCPQCPATPSGCPRPGGGVPVRHQEHFSQPDDPCRRCLCLDGSVSCQLLPCPPAPCTHPRQGPCCPSCDGNAPTAPARTPSSSTPEPHLLRPPLTLRPSLPPGGAPPLLPLPPGPLLRGGVLTKKVREQCPPSPQGPGGSAPGAPPPRPPSPSPAPQAACTRGRSSPVASASLRPLPGATSASAGRAASAASPGPVPQHSAPSLPGVTAALPVMDASIMGSPLPPERPFLTRSTPPAPSAPARKAPCAAGRSRVLQLCAPIPPQGLASALFATGREHQDGEEFEGPAGSCERCRCQAGQVSCERLQCPPLPCPLQVTEPGSCCPRCRGCLVHGEEHPEGSSWEPPNSPCSSCMCHEGVITCARVQCVTSCAQPHLGPRDCCPRCSACEHEGRKYEPGESFQPGTDPCEVCTCELQPEGTPSLRCHRRQCPSLVGCPASQLLPPGPQHCCPTCAQPLSPCTEHLRGSKLAPPDPCYTCQCQDLTWLCIHRACPEPSCPLLERHTPPGSCCPVCQECVVEAEGQRVADGESWRDPSDDCITCTCRRGRVECHLEECQALSCPHGWAKVREAGRCCERCQAPAQSCAHQGRQVASGERWAVDACTSCSCVAGAVSCQSQRCPPLSCGPDEAPALRPGSCCPRCLTRPGSCMAFGDPHYRTFDGRLLHFQGSCSYVLAKDCRGGDFSVHVTNDDRGRSGVSWTHEVAVLLGDVAVRLLQGGAVTVDGRPVALPFLQEPLLYVELRGRTVMLHAQPGLQVLWDGQSQVEVRVPGSYRGQICGLCGNFNGFAQDDLQGPEGLLLSTEAEFGNSWQVPEGPGPGRPCSKGREVDPCRAAGYRARREANARCRVLKSSPFSRCHAVVPPEPFFAACVYDLCACGPGFLADTCLCDALEAYASHCRQAGVTPAWRGPTLCVVGCLLDRGFVFDECGPPCPRTCFNQHVPLGELAAHCVRPCVPACRCPAGLVEHEAHCISPEACPPVLLTGDQPPSTLPNPSQKPQGQEP